From the genome of Ziziphus jujuba cultivar Dongzao chromosome 6, ASM3175591v1, one region includes:
- the LOC107430396 gene encoding structural maintenance of chromosomes protein 6A isoform X3: protein MLQMVVKEEKKQNSASAMNDHISGVFHRPMAGVIKRIRLENFMCHNHLEIELGDSINFITGQNGSKAPLSIFSMPRVYGIQNLLILPMVSIFSDGKSAILTALCVAFGCRAKGTQRASTLKDFIKTGCSYANFHVEIKNEGEDALKPEIYGDVIIIEHRISEIKL, encoded by the exons ATGTTGCAAATGGTTGTGAAG GAGGAGAAGAAGCAGAACTCGGCGTCAGCCATGAACGATCATATCTCCGGCGTGTTTCACCGTCCCATGGCAGGCGTCATTAAAAGAATCCGGCTAGAGAACTTCATGTGCCACAATCACCTGGAAATCGAGCTCGGCGACTCCATCAATTTCATCACCGGTCAAAATGGAAGTAAGGCTCCTCTTTCTATCTTCTCTATGCCTAGGGTTTATGGCATTCAGAATTTGTTGATTTTGCCTATGGTTTCAATTTTCtcag ATGGTAAGAGTGCGATACTTACTGCTTTGTGCGTTGCATTTGGGTGTCGAGCTAAAGGGACTCAAAGGGCTTCAACGTTGAAGGATTTTATTAAAACTGGTTGCAG tTATGCAAATTTTCATgtagaaattaaaaatgaaggGGAGGATGCTTTGAAGCCAGAAATATATGGTGATGTCATAATTATAGAGCATAGGATTTCTGaaataaaactataa
- the LOC107430396 gene encoding structural maintenance of chromosomes protein 6 isoform X5, with product MQIDENERKRIRNLLQEEKKQNSASAMNDHISGVFHRPMAGVIKRIRLENFMCHNHLEIELGDSINFITGQNGSKAPLSIFSMPRVYGIQNLLILPMVSIFSDGKSAILTALCVAFGCRAKGTQRASTLKDFIKTGCRFVLHIPFKVCFILTS from the exons GAGGAGAAGAAGCAGAACTCGGCGTCAGCCATGAACGATCATATCTCCGGCGTGTTTCACCGTCCCATGGCAGGCGTCATTAAAAGAATCCGGCTAGAGAACTTCATGTGCCACAATCACCTGGAAATCGAGCTCGGCGACTCCATCAATTTCATCACCGGTCAAAATGGAAGTAAGGCTCCTCTTTCTATCTTCTCTATGCCTAGGGTTTATGGCATTCAGAATTTGTTGATTTTGCCTATGGTTTCAATTTTCtcag ATGGTAAGAGTGCGATACTTACTGCTTTGTGCGTTGCATTTGGGTGTCGAGCTAAAGGGACTCAAAGGGCTTCAACGTTGAAGGATTTTATTAAAACTGGTTGCAG GTTTGTGCTTCATATTCCTTTCAAGGTGTGTTTCATTTTGACGTCATGA
- the LOC107430396 gene encoding structural maintenance of chromosomes protein 6 isoform X2 has product MQIDENERKRIRNLLQEEKKQNSASAMNDHISGVFHRPMAGVIKRIRLENFMCHNHLEIELGDSINFITGQNGSKAPLSIFSMPRVYGIQNLLILPMVSIFSDGKSAILTALCVAFGCRAKGTQRASTLKDFIKTGCRLIHLLLTVPISKATIEQAFTRMKFVKTSLCN; this is encoded by the exons GAGGAGAAGAAGCAGAACTCGGCGTCAGCCATGAACGATCATATCTCCGGCGTGTTTCACCGTCCCATGGCAGGCGTCATTAAAAGAATCCGGCTAGAGAACTTCATGTGCCACAATCACCTGGAAATCGAGCTCGGCGACTCCATCAATTTCATCACCGGTCAAAATGGAAGTAAGGCTCCTCTTTCTATCTTCTCTATGCCTAGGGTTTATGGCATTCAGAATTTGTTGATTTTGCCTATGGTTTCAATTTTCtcag ATGGTAAGAGTGCGATACTTACTGCTTTGTGCGTTGCATTTGGGTGTCGAGCTAAAGGGACTCAAAGGGCTTCAACGTTGAAGGATTTTATTAAAACTGGTTGCAG GTTGATTCATCTATTATTGACGGTTCCAATTTCAAAAGCAACAATAGAACAAGCTTTTACAAGGATGAAGTTTGTTAAAACATCGCTCTGCAATTAA
- the LOC107430396 gene encoding structural maintenance of chromosomes protein 6A isoform X1, with protein MQIDENERKRIRNLLQEEKKQNSASAMNDHISGVFHRPMAGVIKRIRLENFMCHNHLEIELGDSINFITGQNGSKAPLSIFSMPRVYGIQNLLILPMVSIFSDGKSAILTALCVAFGCRAKGTQRASTLKDFIKTGCSYANFHVEIKNEGEDALKPEIYGDVIIIEHRISEIKL; from the exons GAGGAGAAGAAGCAGAACTCGGCGTCAGCCATGAACGATCATATCTCCGGCGTGTTTCACCGTCCCATGGCAGGCGTCATTAAAAGAATCCGGCTAGAGAACTTCATGTGCCACAATCACCTGGAAATCGAGCTCGGCGACTCCATCAATTTCATCACCGGTCAAAATGGAAGTAAGGCTCCTCTTTCTATCTTCTCTATGCCTAGGGTTTATGGCATTCAGAATTTGTTGATTTTGCCTATGGTTTCAATTTTCtcag ATGGTAAGAGTGCGATACTTACTGCTTTGTGCGTTGCATTTGGGTGTCGAGCTAAAGGGACTCAAAGGGCTTCAACGTTGAAGGATTTTATTAAAACTGGTTGCAG tTATGCAAATTTTCATgtagaaattaaaaatgaaggGGAGGATGCTTTGAAGCCAGAAATATATGGTGATGTCATAATTATAGAGCATAGGATTTCTGaaataaaactataa
- the LOC107430396 gene encoding structural maintenance of chromosomes protein 6 isoform X4 produces the protein MQIDENERKRIRNLLQEEKKQNSASAMNDHISGVFHRPMAGVIKRIRLENFMCHNHLEIELGDSINFITGQNGSKAPLSIFSMPRVYGIQNLLILPMVSIFSDGKSAILTALCVAFGCRAKGTQRASTLKDFIKTGCRVEGPQMTSCRVGYTFLRSL, from the exons GAGGAGAAGAAGCAGAACTCGGCGTCAGCCATGAACGATCATATCTCCGGCGTGTTTCACCGTCCCATGGCAGGCGTCATTAAAAGAATCCGGCTAGAGAACTTCATGTGCCACAATCACCTGGAAATCGAGCTCGGCGACTCCATCAATTTCATCACCGGTCAAAATGGAAGTAAGGCTCCTCTTTCTATCTTCTCTATGCCTAGGGTTTATGGCATTCAGAATTTGTTGATTTTGCCTATGGTTTCAATTTTCtcag ATGGTAAGAGTGCGATACTTACTGCTTTGTGCGTTGCATTTGGGTGTCGAGCTAAAGGGACTCAAAGGGCTTCAACGTTGAAGGATTTTATTAAAACTGGTTGCAG GGTAGAAGGTCCGCAGATGACAAGTTGTAGAGTAGGATATACATTTCTGAGAAGTTTGTAG
- the LOC107430395 gene encoding expansin-like B1, whose product MGFTIEKQMVFLGLVVLFPLLCTSDNTFTSSRATYYGSPEAYGTPGGTCGYGGYGKTVNFGNVAGVSRLYKNGSGCGACYQVKCTDTEYCSDDGVNVVVTDSAEGDRTDFVLSTRAYTKLAKPNLAMEMFDYGAVDIEYRRISCKYPGYNLMIKVHEQSKYPQYLAIVVLYVAGQNDLTAVELWQEELKQWNPLRRAFGTVFDYANPPLGSINLRFQLSGNAGYTWVQSNNAIPGCWKAGALYDSAIKLA is encoded by the exons ATGGGGTTTACAATAGAAAAACAAATGGTTTTTCTTGGTCTTGTGGTTCTCTTTCCTTTACTTTGTACCTCTGATAACACCTTTACAAGCTCCAGAGCAACCTACTATGGTAGCCCTGAGGCCTACGGAACACCag gTGGTACCTGTGGGTATGGAGGATATGGAAAGACTGTCAATTTTGGCAATGTTGCAGGAGTTTCTAGGCTCTACAAGAATGGATCTGGCTGTGGTGCTTGTTATCAG GTTAAGTGCACAGATACTGAATATTGCAGTGATGATGGGGTGAACGTAGTGGTGACTGACTCTGCTGAAGGAGACAGAACAGATTTCGTTCTCAGCACAAGAGCCTACACAAAGTTGGCAAAGCCAAACTTGGCCATGGAGATGTTTGATTATGGTGCTGTTGATATCGAATACAGAAGGATCTCTTGCAAGTACCCTGGTTACAATCTCATGATCAAGGTCCATGAGCAAAGtaaatatccacaatacttgGCCATAGTCGTTCTATACGTAGCAGGACAAAATGACTTAACAGCGGTCGAGTTGTGGCAG GAGGAATTGAAGCAATGGAACCCTTTGAGAAGAGCCTTTGGGACAGTATTTGACTACGCTAACCCACCACTAGGTTCTATAAACTTGAGGTTCCAACTGAGTGGAAATGCTGGCTATACCTGGGTCCAATCCAACAATGCCATCCCTGGTTGTTGGAAAGCTGGTGCTCTCTATGATTCAGCCATTAAGCTTGCTTAG